The Peromyscus eremicus chromosome 11, PerEre_H2_v1, whole genome shotgun sequence genome includes a window with the following:
- the Sub1 gene encoding activated RNA polymerase II transcriptional coactivator p15 isoform X1 has translation MEGRMPKSKELVSSSSSGSDSDSEVEKKLKRKKQVVPEKPVKKQKPGETSRALASSKQSSSSRDDNMFQIGKMRYVSVRDFKGKILIDIREYWMDSEGEMKPGRKGISLNMEQWSQLKEQISDIDDAVRKL, from the exons ATGGAAGGTAG aatgcCTAAATCAAAGGAACTTGTTTCTTCAAGCTCTTCAGGCAGTGATTCTGACAGCGAGGTTGAAAAAAAG ttaaagaggaaaaagcaagTTGTTCCAGAAAAACCTGTGAAGAAGCAGAAGCCTGGTGAGACTTCTAGAGCTTTGGCATCTTCCAAGCAGAGTAGCAGCAGCAGAGATGATAACATGTTTCAG ATTGGGAAGATGAGATACGTCAGTGTTCGGGACTTTAAAGGAAAAATTCTAATTGATATTAGAGAATATTGGATGGACTCAGAAGGTGAAATGAAACCAGGGAGAAAAG GTATTTCTTTAAACATGGAGCAATGGAGCCAACTGAAGGAACAGATCTCGGACATAGATGATGCAGTAAGAAAGCTGTAA
- the Sub1 gene encoding activated RNA polymerase II transcriptional coactivator p15 isoform X2 — MPKSKELVSSSSSGSDSDSEVEKKLKRKKQVVPEKPVKKQKPGETSRALASSKQSSSSRDDNMFQIGKMRYVSVRDFKGKILIDIREYWMDSEGEMKPGRKGISLNMEQWSQLKEQISDIDDAVRKL, encoded by the exons atgcCTAAATCAAAGGAACTTGTTTCTTCAAGCTCTTCAGGCAGTGATTCTGACAGCGAGGTTGAAAAAAAG ttaaagaggaaaaagcaagTTGTTCCAGAAAAACCTGTGAAGAAGCAGAAGCCTGGTGAGACTTCTAGAGCTTTGGCATCTTCCAAGCAGAGTAGCAGCAGCAGAGATGATAACATGTTTCAG ATTGGGAAGATGAGATACGTCAGTGTTCGGGACTTTAAAGGAAAAATTCTAATTGATATTAGAGAATATTGGATGGACTCAGAAGGTGAAATGAAACCAGGGAGAAAAG GTATTTCTTTAAACATGGAGCAATGGAGCCAACTGAAGGAACAGATCTCGGACATAGATGATGCAGTAAGAAAGCTGTAA